The genomic DNA ACTGCACCGCTTGCTGGAAGCATGCGGGTTTTGGGGGTTAAGAGGGGTTCAAGGTTGGCGTCGTGGTTGCCCCGCACAATTTCGATGCTGCCCACTGCATCCTCAATTTTTTTAAGAAACACGGGAACATCTTGCCACTCGCCCAAACCGCTTTTGGTGACGGTGTATTTGACGTCGCCCAGAATTATGAGGTGGTCGGGTTTGGTTTTGGTGATTATTTTGAGAAGTTTCTCCTCAAGTTTGGGGGTTTGAGAGGGCACGTGGATACCTTTTTGTTGGAGAGCGTGTTCCCATCCGATGTGCAGGTCAGCTATGAGGAGCACTCTGGCGTTTGGGGTTTTCACGATGGCTGCGGGATTGGGCAGGAGCAGTTTGAGCATTAGGGCGCAACCAGACCAAGGATTTCTTTGTGAATCTGCAGGTTGCCTGATGCCACAAAATCCAAAGTCTGCAACGGATCCAACTTCACATTCACTTCTTTTCCGTCTGGAGCAGTTACCAAGCCACCCGCCTCCTTAACAATCAAAAAGCCCGCGGCAACGTCAGTGGTTCGGATTTTTGCACGAATATCCACAAATGCATCCGTCAACCCATGCGCTACGTAGCAGATTTCCAAAGCATTAGCGCCAAAATGTCGCAGGTGCTTGGATTTCTCGATTAGCCCGATGAGTTTGGGGGCGATTTGGCGGATTTTGTAAGTGTTCAAATCCATACCCACCACGGCATCGCCAAGGCTGCTTTGTTGGGAGGTTTGGATTTTTTTGTCTTCAAAATATGCGCCCATGCCTTTTTGGGCGATGTATGTTAGGTTGCGTGAGAGGTCGCTGACCATGCCAGCGTAAACATCACCGAGTTGGGGGGTTTTGGATATGGCAATTGAGGTAGCATAGAAGGGCAACCCGTGTGTCAGATTGGTTGTGCCATCCACAGGGTCCACCGTAACAAAACAGTTTTCAGGGCAGTCGCCAAAGCTTTTGAAACCTGACTCCTCACTAATCAACGAAAATGAAACCCCGTTTTCCTGCAGCGCGTCCACAATGGCGGTTTCCGCGGCTAAATCCACGGGTTTCATTGGGTCGCCGCCTGCGCCTCGTCCAAGGTTGGGCAAGGGTTGGTTGGGGGTTAGGTGTGGCTGGATTGCAGTGTGAACGTTTGTTTGGCATTGTTTTAGAATTTTAAACCAGTTGGGCTCTGTGCTCATAAGGGTACCTCACTGTCTTATTGCACAGACAAATTGATAAAGGCATTCACAAAGAAAATTTTGGGTTAGGGTGTTAGTCTGATGCGGTCTCTTGGGTACAGTGTGACTTCGCGGATGTTCTTTTTACCCGTCAAAATCATCGTTAATCGCTCCAGCCCGATTGCCCAGCCAGCGTGAGGTGGCATGCCGTAGTCGAAGGCTTGCAGGTGATTTTTGAAGGATTCAGGGTTTAAGCCTTTTTCTTTGAGGCGACTGATGAGCAGGTCTTTGTCACAGATGCGGGTTCCGCCTGAAACCAGTTCGATGTAGCGCCACATCAAATCAAAGCCCTCGCAGATTTTGGGGTTGTCTTCGCAGGGTTGGATGTAGAAGGCTTTGGCGTGTGTTGGCCAGTCAGTTACGAAGTAGAAGTATGGGTAGAGTTTGCCGAGTTCGCGGAAGGCTTCGGTAGGTATGTCTTCGCCCCAGGGAATGTCTATGCCTTTGGCTTTGAGGCCCTCAAGAACCTGGTCATACGTTAAACGTTTGAAAGGCAACTCAGGCACATCAACGTGATAGCCCAAAGTGTGCAGTTCAGTGGTGCATTTTTCTTTGACAACTTTGCAGGCGTGATGAATAACTTGTTCTAGTAGTGCCATGACGTCTTTGGCGTTGGCAAATGCCTGCTCAATGTCAACTGAGGTGAACTCGCTTAGGTGACGTCTGGTGTGGGATTCTTCAGCTCGGAAAAACGGGCCAACCTCAAAGACTTTCTCAAAACTTAGGGTTAATTCTTCTTTGTATAGCTGTGGACTCTGGGCTAAGTAAGCTTTTTGTCCAAAATAGTCTACGCAAAATAGTTCCGCGCCGCCCTCAGTTGCTGAAGCAATGATTCTTGGGGTGTGAACCTCCAAAAACCCATTCTCAAAGAGGTAATCGCGGATTGCTGATAGCGCGGTGTGTTGGATTTTGAACGCTGCAAGGTTCTTGTCAAGTGTTAAGTCAAGAGCTCGCGCGTCCAGCCTTGCCTCGATTAGGGCAGGGGTTTTTCCTGTGATATCTAGGGGTAACTGCTGGCTTGCTGAGCTTAGAAGTTTGATTTCTTGGGGAATGATTTCGATGCCGCGGCTGGTCATGTTGGTTTTTTTCACGGTGCCTTTTACGGCGAGGCTGTAGCGTTTCTGAAGAGATTCAACCTTGGATAACACTTCAGGGCTAGCTTTCTTTTTTAGAATGGTAACTTGGGCGGTACCTGTTCGGTCTTGCAAAATTAGAAAACTAAGTGCACCAAGATTGCGGATGTCTTGGATCCAGCCGAAAAGCGTGACGTCTTTGCCGTCGAGCTCAGGGGTGAGGTTTGCACTATAGTGTGTTCTAGTCCAGTCGCCGATGGAATCAAACTTCATGCTTATGCAACCTGATTAGTCTGCGAATTCAACACGCAAAGACATCTTGCGTACTTGCCGCGCGATTTCTTTTAAGGCGGTTAGGTCAAAGGGCAACTGTGTTCCACGTTTGCGCTTCAGAATCACACGTGTCTCTGTGCTTCCATCTGGGAGCCAGATTGTGTTAATGGTTAAGATGCTGAAGGGCACAAATAGATCTTCGAGGAATTTGCGGTCATCAACTCCATACTCGAGGATTTTGATGTTTTTGCCGCTTTCATCGCCAAGTGCCTTAACAATTTTGCCGCCGTACCCTAGCAGGCGTGGTACATCGCCGTGACCGACAATTACTGCGAGGGTTTTCTCTACGTCGACGGCTTTGTAGAAGCAGACGTTTTGCAGGGAAGGATATTTTTCTTCCAGATTCAGAAGTAAACGAGCGATTTTTAAATCTAAGTCGCTGATTTCTCCGGCTTTTACTTTAGCTGAACATTTTTGGCATAGCATACCGCTTTTTAGACAGAAACTGCATAGTTCGGTTTTCATTTACTTTTTTGCTCTCCTGCAATAAAGGAGCCGCGAAATTATGGCTGAGCGGATGGTTTAGCGTTTGAGGGTTATTTCTATGGAGCTTATGTTTGAGAGTTGGTCGCTTTCTTCGTGTTGAACCTGCTCAGTTGCGATGCTTATGGATTTAACT from Candidatus Bathyarchaeota archaeon includes the following:
- a CDS encoding D-fructose 1,6-bisphosphatase, translated to MSTEPNWFKILKQCQTNVHTAIQPHLTPNQPLPNLGRGAGGDPMKPVDLAAETAIVDALQENGVSFSLISEESGFKSFGDCPENCFVTVDPVDGTTNLTHGLPFYATSIAISKTPQLGDVYAGMVSDLSRNLTYIAQKGMGAYFEDKKIQTSQQSSLGDAVVGMDLNTYKIRQIAPKLIGLIEKSKHLRHFGANALEICYVAHGLTDAFVDIRAKIRTTDVAAGFLIVKEAGGLVTAPDGKEVNVKLDPLQTLDFVASGNLQIHKEILGLVAP
- the aspS gene encoding aspartate--tRNA(Asn) ligase; this encodes MKFDSIGDWTRTHYSANLTPELDGKDVTLFGWIQDIRNLGALSFLILQDRTGTAQVTILKKKASPEVLSKVESLQKRYSLAVKGTVKKTNMTSRGIEIIPQEIKLLSSASQQLPLDITGKTPALIEARLDARALDLTLDKNLAAFKIQHTALSAIRDYLFENGFLEVHTPRIIASATEGGAELFCVDYFGQKAYLAQSPQLYKEELTLSFEKVFEVGPFFRAEESHTRRHLSEFTSVDIEQAFANAKDVMALLEQVIHHACKVVKEKCTTELHTLGYHVDVPELPFKRLTYDQVLEGLKAKGIDIPWGEDIPTEAFRELGKLYPYFYFVTDWPTHAKAFYIQPCEDNPKICEGFDLMWRYIELVSGGTRICDKDLLISRLKEKGLNPESFKNHLQAFDYGMPPHAGWAIGLERLTMILTGKKNIREVTLYPRDRIRLTP